Proteins encoded together in one Anaerotignum propionicum DSM 1682 window:
- a CDS encoding Crp/Fnr family transcriptional regulator, producing MVPNQIEMLPFFPNLTGEEKDYLRKNMRTLEFQVGDLIYTPAKGSLGMVLVLKGGVRAYLTSEEGKKATIFRLREGEFCMLTMSCAMSQITFDVEVEASEDCSLLLLPTDVFAKVEQENIYVKNFSLELMMERMSSLVEGVQQMMFLNLEQRLASYLLDESSQRKSDTLHLTQEEIAENIGSAREAVSRTLKRMKEKELISVGRGCIHLLDKKDLYALLQ from the coding sequence ATGGTTCCCAATCAAATAGAAATGCTTCCGTTTTTCCCTAACTTAACGGGGGAAGAAAAGGACTATTTACGCAAAAATATGCGGACTTTGGAATTTCAGGTTGGTGATTTAATTTATACCCCTGCGAAAGGCTCCTTGGGTATGGTGTTGGTGCTGAAGGGTGGTGTACGGGCATATTTAACATCCGAAGAAGGCAAAAAAGCAACAATTTTTCGTTTGAGAGAGGGCGAGTTTTGTATGCTGACCATGTCCTGCGCTATGTCTCAAATTACCTTTGACGTCGAGGTTGAGGCTTCTGAGGATTGCAGCCTTTTGCTATTGCCCACAGATGTTTTTGCTAAGGTAGAGCAAGAAAATATTTATGTGAAAAACTTCTCCCTTGAGCTGATGATGGAGCGGATGTCCTCTTTGGTGGAAGGGGTACAGCAGATGATGTTCTTAAATTTGGAACAAAGGCTTGCGTCCTATCTGTTGGACGAAAGCAGTCAGAGAAAAAGTGATACTCTGCATTTGACCCAAGAGGAAATTGCAGAGAATATAGGCAGTGCCAGAGAGGCTGTCAGCCGTACCTTAAAAAGAATGAAGGAAAAAGAGCTGATTTCTGTGGGGCGTGGCTGTATTCATTTATTAGACAAAAAAGATCTTTATGCTCTTCTTCAATAA